The Paraburkholderia sp. ZP32-5 genome includes a window with the following:
- a CDS encoding tetratricopeptide repeat protein, producing the protein MRDSRTNIGAGGAVTYRATGNALQSTTQSTEEALRLALDAIAARAWPAAIHHAERAIAVAGDNGFAHMVHGVALTGAGRFDSALPALEHATRLAPRDPRTHYNFAVSLQQAGQALRAMAAYRACLEIEPRFADALWNYGECLRLREHFELALELFDRLASVEGRNRLHAAHRMAVCCAYLGDAERADALFRAQLAENDDPATHWEYALFLLQQQRVDEAWPHYARRFDAGARIGLRAIERPHPAWNGQFEKDALLLVTGEQGAGDEILFAAFIPELLRRADASGMRVVIACRPELVRLFRASFPGVQVESAALLEARPPRASFAMDARGASSNAWHAYIGDIPRWLDKPPVAAYLQADHADLAEARALIGDTGAPAGRRGDGQPLGRPLKVGLVWSSNPAVVPENRTARNVASTLINGWLGGLGNVTFYSLMPTPHVERIAEVPDLPLVDLSAFVTDFSRTAAAIQCLDCVVSVCTSTANLAGALGADLHVLLQRHADWRWADGGRAWYPNVTLYRQARRGDWSASLAALADRLARTSGA; encoded by the coding sequence ATGCGAGATTCACGTACGAACATCGGAGCAGGTGGCGCGGTGACTTACCGTGCGACGGGCAACGCGCTTCAAAGCACAACTCAAAGCACGGAAGAAGCGCTACGCCTCGCTCTCGACGCCATTGCCGCGCGGGCCTGGCCCGCCGCGATTCATCACGCCGAGCGCGCCATCGCGGTGGCCGGCGACAACGGCTTCGCGCATATGGTGCATGGCGTCGCGTTGACGGGAGCCGGACGCTTCGATAGCGCGCTCCCCGCTCTCGAACACGCGACGCGGCTTGCGCCGCGCGATCCTCGCACGCACTACAACTTCGCGGTCAGCTTGCAGCAGGCCGGGCAAGCGTTGCGCGCGATGGCCGCTTATCGGGCCTGTCTGGAAATCGAGCCGCGTTTTGCCGATGCGCTGTGGAACTACGGCGAATGCCTGAGATTGCGTGAGCACTTCGAACTCGCGCTCGAACTGTTCGACCGCCTCGCCAGCGTGGAGGGACGCAATCGCCTGCATGCAGCGCATCGGATGGCCGTGTGCTGCGCCTATCTCGGCGATGCCGAACGGGCCGATGCGCTGTTTCGCGCGCAGCTCGCCGAAAACGACGATCCGGCGACCCACTGGGAGTACGCGCTGTTCCTGCTCCAGCAGCAACGTGTCGACGAAGCATGGCCGCATTACGCGCGCCGTTTCGATGCGGGCGCAAGAATCGGGCTGCGAGCGATCGAGCGGCCTCACCCCGCATGGAACGGACAGTTCGAAAAAGATGCGTTGCTGCTCGTCACCGGCGAGCAGGGCGCTGGTGACGAGATCCTGTTCGCCGCCTTCATACCGGAACTGCTGCGGCGTGCGGACGCGAGCGGCATGCGTGTCGTCATCGCTTGCCGGCCGGAACTCGTGCGCCTGTTTCGCGCGAGTTTTCCGGGCGTGCAGGTCGAGTCGGCCGCGCTGCTCGAAGCGCGCCCGCCGCGTGCGTCGTTTGCCATGGACGCACGCGGGGCAAGCTCGAATGCCTGGCATGCTTATATCGGGGACATTCCGCGCTGGCTCGACAAGCCGCCGGTGGCGGCTTATTTGCAAGCGGATCACGCCGATCTCGCCGAAGCACGCGCATTGATCGGCGACACCGGTGCGCCGGCCGGCCGCCGCGGTGACGGGCAGCCGCTGGGCCGGCCGCTGAAAGTCGGGCTCGTGTGGTCGTCGAATCCGGCCGTCGTGCCGGAGAACCGGACCGCCCGCAACGTTGCGTCGACGCTCATCAATGGCTGGCTCGGCGGCCTGGGCAACGTGACGTTCTACTCGTTGATGCCGACGCCGCATGTCGAACGCATCGCGGAAGTGCCGGATTTGCCGCTCGTCGATCTGTCGGCGTTCGTCACCGACTTCAGCCGGACCGCCGCGGCGATCCAGTGTCTGGATTGCGTGGTATCGGTGTGCACGTCGACGGCCAATCTGGCCGGCGCGCTCGGCGCCGATCTGCACGTGCTGCTGCAACGTCACGCCGACTGGCGCTGGGCCGACGGCGGGCGCGCATGGTATCCGAACGTCACGCTGTATCGGCAGGCGCGTCGCGGCGACTGGAGCGCGTCGCTTGCCGCGCTCGCCGATCGGCTCGCGCGCACGTCCGGCGCATGA
- the phnE gene encoding phosphonate ABC transporter, permease protein PhnE, whose amino-acid sequence MNRVSSLHTADARARQRSPLSGIAALAAFLILFAQACAGVHARPQDLITGAHGMADIFSRSMPPDFSQFGATLHPILETIDLAVFGTVMAVVLAFPLALLAAENVSPARPLYYAARATIGLTRAVPDLVWALVFVTAVGLGPFPGALALGVHSIGMLGRLFAEVIEDMDMGPVEALMLTGASRMQVFTHAVVPGVLPTLLGISLFRFDENLRSSVVLGFVGAGGIGFQLLTAMNLFDYRTVSFLMIVTFVLVIAAERGSAYLRSRVQ is encoded by the coding sequence ATGAACCGCGTCTCTTCGCTACATACCGCCGACGCGCGTGCGCGACAGCGCAGCCCGCTATCGGGCATCGCCGCGCTGGCGGCCTTTCTGATCCTGTTCGCGCAGGCCTGCGCGGGCGTGCATGCGCGTCCGCAAGACCTGATCACCGGCGCGCACGGGATGGCCGACATCTTCTCGCGCTCGATGCCGCCCGACTTCAGCCAGTTCGGCGCGACCCTTCATCCGATTCTCGAAACGATCGACCTCGCGGTGTTCGGCACCGTGATGGCGGTCGTGCTGGCCTTTCCGCTCGCGTTGCTGGCGGCGGAAAACGTCAGCCCCGCGCGGCCGCTGTACTACGCCGCGCGCGCGACGATCGGGCTCACGCGCGCGGTGCCGGATCTGGTCTGGGCACTGGTGTTCGTGACCGCGGTCGGGCTCGGGCCGTTTCCGGGCGCGCTCGCGCTCGGCGTGCATTCGATCGGCATGCTCGGCCGTCTGTTTGCCGAGGTGATCGAGGACATGGACATGGGGCCGGTCGAAGCGCTGATGCTGACCGGCGCGAGCCGCATGCAGGTGTTCACGCATGCGGTCGTGCCCGGTGTGCTGCCGACGCTGCTCGGCATCAGCCTGTTCCGCTTCGACGAGAATCTGCGCTCGTCGGTGGTGCTCGGCTTCGTCGGCGCGGGCGGCATCGGCTTCCAGCTGCTGACCGCGATGAACCTGTTCGACTACCGGACCGTGTCGTTCCTGATGATCGTCACGTTCGTGCTGGTGATTGCAGCTGAACGCGGGTCGGCTTATCTGCGCAGCCGTGTGCAATGA
- the phnC gene encoding phosphonate ABC transporter ATP-binding protein yields the protein MLHAATVLGAAPGDPAGLLPAGGDALGSRVAGTDVRLAVRGLTMRYPNGHTALRDMSLSVHAGEMVVILGSNGCGKSTLMKCIVGLNRAAAGSVVVGGSDLARLTGEELRVARMSIALVSQHANLVKRRSVLANVCTGALGHHRTLSSSFGRVPKCEIEPARGFLDEVGLAHLADQRAGTLSGGQAQRVAIARALAQRPQVVLADEPVASLDPEAADDVMSLLRRLATDDGLAVVCVLHQPELATRYADRLIGMRAGQIEFDMRASAVNAQQISNLYLSGVP from the coding sequence ATGCTGCATGCGGCAACGGTGCTCGGCGCCGCACCGGGCGACCCCGCCGGGCTGCTGCCCGCCGGCGGGGACGCGTTGGGATCGCGCGTCGCCGGCACCGACGTGCGCCTCGCCGTGCGCGGGCTGACCATGCGCTATCCGAATGGCCACACCGCGCTGCGCGACATGAGCCTGTCGGTTCACGCCGGCGAAATGGTCGTGATTCTCGGCAGCAACGGCTGCGGCAAATCCACGTTGATGAAGTGCATCGTCGGTTTGAACCGCGCTGCTGCCGGCTCGGTCGTGGTGGGCGGCAGTGATCTCGCCCGGCTGACGGGCGAGGAGTTGCGCGTCGCGCGCATGTCGATCGCGCTGGTGTCGCAGCACGCGAACCTCGTGAAGCGGCGCAGCGTGCTCGCGAATGTGTGCACCGGCGCGCTCGGCCACCATCGCACGCTGTCGAGCTCGTTCGGCCGCGTGCCGAAGTGCGAGATCGAACCGGCGCGGGGCTTTCTCGATGAAGTCGGTCTCGCGCATCTGGCCGATCAGCGCGCGGGCACGCTGTCGGGCGGCCAGGCACAGCGTGTCGCGATCGCGCGCGCACTCGCGCAGCGGCCGCAAGTCGTGCTGGCCGACGAGCCGGTCGCGAGCCTCGACCCCGAAGCCGCCGACGATGTGATGTCGCTGCTGCGCCGCCTCGCGACCGACGACGGGCTCGCCGTCGTCTGCGTGCTGCACCAGCCCGAGCTGGCGACGCGCTACGCCGATCGCCTGATCGGCATGCGCGCCGGCCAGATCGAGTTCGACATGCGCGCGTCGGCGGTCAACGCGCAGCAGATCTCCAACCTGTACCTCAGCGGGGTGCCATGA
- a CDS encoding phosphate/phosphite/phosphonate ABC transporter substrate-binding protein: protein MKIARIRFLASLIFSACAVAAHAQDSCPNDGTVRFGVEPYESVGRLLPVYTDLANLIGKKVGCKVELYVATSYNAEIEAMRNNKLEFAQFGPLGYVLAHQVAHADAVAGFSGEDGKPANYYASVVTWPGSGIKTLADVKGRSFAYSDPASTSGHLFPSYGLRKGGIDPDHGVKAIYAGSHTASFEALRNHKVEAGELNSEEIASAQLHNEYDPTAYVTLWKSGPIPQDPFAVRGDLPADFKTRLAHVLQTLDFHELPEADQKFLAANEGKALRTVPQNDHAYDQIRDLVSTLHIDLSKL, encoded by the coding sequence ATGAAAATCGCACGAATCCGCTTTCTCGCCTCACTGATTTTTTCCGCCTGCGCTGTCGCTGCCCACGCGCAAGACAGTTGTCCGAACGACGGCACCGTGCGCTTCGGCGTCGAGCCGTATGAATCGGTCGGACGCCTGCTGCCGGTCTACACGGATCTCGCCAATCTGATCGGCAAGAAGGTCGGCTGCAAGGTGGAGCTGTACGTCGCGACGAGCTACAACGCCGAGATCGAAGCGATGCGCAACAACAAGCTCGAGTTCGCGCAGTTCGGCCCGCTCGGCTACGTGCTCGCGCATCAGGTCGCGCACGCCGACGCGGTCGCCGGGTTCTCCGGCGAAGACGGCAAGCCCGCCAACTACTACGCGTCGGTCGTCACGTGGCCCGGCAGCGGCATCAAGACGCTCGCCGATGTGAAGGGCCGTTCGTTCGCCTATTCGGATCCGGCCTCGACCTCGGGACATCTGTTCCCGTCGTATGGGCTGCGCAAGGGCGGCATCGATCCGGACCACGGCGTGAAGGCAATTTACGCGGGCAGCCACACGGCGTCGTTCGAAGCGCTGCGCAATCACAAAGTGGAAGCCGGCGAGCTGAACAGCGAAGAGATCGCGAGCGCGCAACTGCACAACGAATACGATCCGACGGCCTATGTGACGCTGTGGAAATCCGGCCCGATTCCGCAGGACCCGTTCGCGGTCCGCGGCGATCTGCCGGCCGACTTCAAGACGCGCCTCGCCCACGTGCTGCAGACGCTCGACTTTCACGAGCTGCCGGAAGCCGACCAGAAGTTTCTCGCGGCCAATGAAGGCAAAGCGCTCAGAACAGTGCCGCAGAACGACCATGCGTACGATCAGATTCGCGATCTGGTGTCGACGCTGCATATCGATCTGAGCAAGCTGTGA
- a CDS encoding YadA family autotransporter adhesin, which translates to MKNTQRVARLSLLMGALLTTYGARVDAQLSTTYSSTTHDEGIGANAGTTKVSGNYNQAFGESAGNTVTGSNNTAIGESAGQSVTGNDNAAIGQGAGNTVSTNYNLALGDGAGTNVSGGNANQAIGYFAGINVAGGWNQSFGRSAQTNVTGNYNNGFGFWAGSYTTGSVNDAFGTSAGEYVTGSYNQAFGDNAGQHVTSSNNIAIGQSAGDTVTTNWNLAIGNGAGTNVSGHNANQAIGYFAGINLVGGWDQAFGRSAQTNVTGSYNNAFGFWAGSYVSGDQNTSFGSNAGEYVTGSNNLANGQNAGSYVSGSYNSANGVSAGSNVTGNNNLVEGANAGAAVTGDGNAAFGAYAGGNVSGESNLAMGFGAGHDVSGNNNVAQGYGAGYLVTGNDNVAIGSLAGSSIATSDSVAIGTNASAVSNSVALGAGSDAMRGAQSAYQAFGLSAPQTSAGEVNVGNRQITGVAAGSQANDAVNLAQLEAVEGQLSDQMASIGQQSASTPPAQTQTQTQNNAGASSSAAADKNAASGNAASSPAVASAPAATAMGYAANAAGENSTAVGANALAAVANSTANGSGAAALAEGSVATGANASAGGVNSTAQGSNANASGSNASALGANSNAAASNSVALGAGSVADEANTVSVGAAGSERRITNVAPGVNGTDAVNMNQLATVQSGVNSVARRAYGGVAAATALTMIPEVDPGKRFAIGIGTGTYQGYGATAIGASARFSDNIKMKVGVSVGGDGAAYGAGMSYQW; encoded by the coding sequence ATGAAGAACACACAGCGAGTCGCGCGACTCAGCCTATTGATGGGCGCGCTCCTCACCACGTACGGTGCGCGCGTCGACGCGCAACTGTCGACCACGTACAGCAGCACGACGCACGACGAGGGAATCGGCGCCAACGCGGGCACCACCAAAGTCAGCGGCAACTACAACCAGGCATTCGGCGAATCGGCCGGCAATACGGTCACGGGCAGCAACAACACCGCGATCGGCGAGTCGGCCGGCCAGTCGGTGACCGGCAACGACAACGCGGCGATCGGGCAAGGTGCCGGCAACACGGTCAGCACGAACTACAACCTCGCGCTCGGCGACGGCGCGGGCACCAACGTATCGGGCGGCAACGCGAACCAGGCGATCGGCTATTTCGCCGGCATCAACGTGGCGGGCGGCTGGAACCAGTCGTTCGGCCGCAGCGCGCAGACCAACGTAACCGGCAACTACAACAACGGCTTCGGCTTCTGGGCCGGCAGCTATACGACCGGCAGCGTGAACGACGCGTTCGGCACCAGCGCCGGCGAATACGTGACCGGCAGCTACAACCAGGCGTTCGGCGACAACGCCGGCCAGCACGTCACGTCGAGCAACAACATCGCGATCGGCCAGAGCGCGGGCGACACCGTCACCACCAACTGGAACCTCGCGATCGGCAACGGCGCGGGCACCAACGTGTCGGGCCACAACGCGAACCAGGCGATCGGCTATTTCGCCGGCATCAACCTGGTCGGCGGCTGGGACCAGGCATTCGGCCGCAGCGCGCAGACCAACGTGACGGGCAGCTACAACAACGCGTTCGGCTTCTGGGCCGGCAGCTACGTGTCGGGCGACCAGAACACGTCGTTCGGCTCGAACGCCGGCGAATACGTGACCGGCAGCAACAACCTCGCGAACGGTCAGAACGCCGGCTCGTACGTGAGCGGCAGCTACAACTCCGCGAACGGCGTCAGCGCCGGCTCGAATGTCACCGGCAACAACAACCTCGTCGAAGGCGCGAATGCCGGTGCCGCCGTCACCGGCGACGGCAACGCCGCATTCGGCGCCTACGCGGGCGGCAACGTGAGCGGCGAGTCGAATCTCGCGATGGGCTTCGGCGCGGGACACGACGTATCGGGCAACAACAACGTCGCGCAAGGCTACGGCGCCGGCTACCTGGTCACGGGCAACGATAACGTCGCGATCGGCTCGCTCGCGGGCAGCTCGATCGCGACCAGCGATTCGGTCGCGATCGGCACGAATGCGTCGGCGGTGTCGAACAGCGTCGCGCTCGGCGCGGGCTCCGATGCCATGCGCGGCGCGCAGTCGGCTTATCAGGCGTTCGGCCTGAGCGCCCCGCAAACGTCGGCGGGTGAAGTGAACGTCGGCAACCGGCAGATCACCGGCGTCGCGGCGGGCAGCCAGGCGAACGATGCCGTGAACCTCGCACAGCTCGAAGCCGTCGAGGGCCAACTCTCGGACCAGATGGCGTCGATCGGTCAGCAGTCGGCCTCGACCCCGCCGGCACAGACGCAGACACAAACGCAAAACAATGCGGGCGCGTCGTCATCCGCGGCGGCGGACAAGAACGCCGCGTCGGGCAACGCGGCCTCGTCGCCGGCAGTGGCCTCCGCACCCGCCGCCACCGCGATGGGTTACGCGGCGAACGCGGCCGGCGAGAACAGCACGGCGGTCGGCGCCAACGCGCTCGCCGCCGTGGCGAACAGCACCGCGAACGGCTCCGGCGCGGCGGCGCTCGCCGAGGGCAGCGTGGCGACCGGTGCGAACGCATCGGCGGGCGGCGTCAACTCGACCGCGCAGGGCAGCAATGCGAATGCGAGCGGCAGCAATGCGAGCGCGCTCGGCGCGAACTCGAACGCCGCCGCGTCGAACTCGGTCGCGCTCGGCGCGGGTTCCGTCGCCGACGAAGCGAACACCGTATCGGTCGGCGCGGCGGGCAGCGAGCGGCGCATCACCAACGTCGCGCCCGGCGTGAACGGCACCGATGCCGTCAACATGAACCAGCTCGCCACGGTCCAGTCCGGCGTCAACAGCGTCGCGCGCAGAGCCTACGGCGGCGTGGCGGCAGCCACGGCACTCACGATGATCCCCGAGGTTGACCCCGGCAAGCGCTTTGCCATCGGCATCGGCACCGGCACCTATCAGGGCTATGGCGCGACGGCCATCGGCGCGAGCGCGCGCTTCTCGGACAACATCAAGATGAAGGTCGGCGTCAGCGTCGGTGGGGATGGCGCGGCGTATGGGGCCGGCATGTCGTACCAATGGTAA
- a CDS encoding phosphocholine-specific phospholipase C — protein MSKGISRRNFLRAAGAAGVLAGTGMLPPSIRRALAIPAAGQTGTLQDIKHVVILMQENRSFDHYFGTLKGVRGFGDRFPITMASGQPVWQQVSSAPGVTPVVTIPPFHLDTATMNAMGVADCPHDYGSGQAAWNQGLFGNWPHWKSQYSMGYYERADIPFHFALAEAFTLCDAYHCALTGPTDPNRVVFFSGSNFNPQLAAVGINPTEADAEVTNVRCSVSGTISATTPPNQYTYGGSTFMWPTLPDLLQGANVSWKIYQDPNNNWSGLLHGGLAFQSFRTSAPGSPIYDNGMTGGPDFLTSFATDVQNGTLPQVSWILPTPDVSEHPSYFPSDGANFISQVLDALTANPAVWSQTAFFVTYDEEDGIFDHAVRPAVPSYDASGKLMGGSTMPLAGEYFSDPSRTYLEAADTVSGTVRPWGLGGRVPMFVISPWSAGGWVNSQVFTHTSMALFLEQRFGITVSSVSPWHRAIAGDLTSCFDFTSPNATNSTYAGLPSTANTAAIDAAQRALPTAAAPGTPQPLFQETGYRPSRALPYELHTSARVLSGGQIELLFSNTGTQGAVFHVYDQNNLGVIPRRYTVEASKQLNDTAWSGDTSGNYNLWVYGPNGFVRQFSGNTGSGAPVELQVCYDVANGAVYATVNNSGTQDVQVTLSASAYASVLSSSGPWPLTVPAGKSAEQSWPLSGTGNWYDFTLSAPNLVRRFAGRVETGAPAISDPAMANGLAS, from the coding sequence ATGTCGAAAGGAATCAGCCGGCGCAACTTCCTGCGCGCGGCGGGCGCCGCCGGCGTGCTGGCGGGCACCGGCATGCTGCCGCCGTCGATCCGCCGGGCCCTCGCGATTCCCGCGGCAGGCCAGACCGGCACGCTTCAGGACATCAAGCACGTGGTGATTCTGATGCAGGAGAATCGCTCGTTCGATCATTACTTCGGTACGCTAAAAGGCGTACGCGGTTTCGGCGACCGCTTCCCGATCACGATGGCAAGCGGCCAGCCGGTCTGGCAGCAGGTGTCGAGCGCACCGGGCGTCACGCCCGTGGTGACGATTCCGCCGTTCCATCTCGACACGGCGACGATGAACGCGATGGGCGTGGCCGACTGTCCGCATGACTACGGCAGCGGCCAGGCCGCCTGGAACCAGGGCCTGTTCGGCAACTGGCCGCACTGGAAGAGCCAGTACTCGATGGGTTACTACGAGCGCGCCGACATTCCGTTTCACTTCGCGCTCGCCGAGGCATTCACGCTGTGCGACGCCTATCATTGCGCGCTGACCGGCCCCACCGACCCGAACCGCGTGGTGTTCTTCTCCGGTTCCAACTTCAATCCGCAACTGGCGGCCGTCGGCATCAATCCGACCGAAGCGGATGCCGAAGTGACGAACGTGCGTTGCTCGGTATCGGGGACGATCTCGGCGACGACACCGCCGAATCAGTACACGTACGGCGGCTCGACCTTCATGTGGCCGACGCTGCCGGATCTGCTGCAAGGCGCGAACGTCAGCTGGAAGATCTATCAGGATCCGAACAACAACTGGAGCGGCCTGCTGCACGGCGGCCTTGCGTTCCAGAGCTTCCGCACCTCGGCGCCGGGTTCGCCGATCTACGACAACGGCATGACGGGCGGCCCCGATTTCCTGACCTCGTTCGCCACCGACGTGCAGAACGGCACGCTGCCGCAAGTGTCGTGGATTCTGCCGACGCCGGATGTGTCCGAGCATCCGAGCTACTTCCCGAGCGACGGCGCGAACTTCATCTCGCAGGTGCTCGATGCGCTGACCGCCAATCCGGCCGTATGGAGCCAGACCGCGTTCTTCGTCACCTACGACGAGGAAGACGGCATCTTCGATCACGCGGTGCGGCCGGCAGTCCCGTCGTACGACGCGAGCGGCAAACTGATGGGCGGCTCGACGATGCCGCTCGCCGGCGAGTACTTCTCCGATCCTTCCCGCACGTATCTGGAAGCAGCCGATACGGTCAGCGGCACGGTGCGTCCGTGGGGACTCGGCGGACGTGTGCCGATGTTCGTGATCTCGCCGTGGAGCGCGGGCGGCTGGGTCAATTCGCAGGTGTTCACGCATACGTCGATGGCGCTGTTTCTCGAACAGCGCTTCGGCATCACGGTGTCGAGCGTGAGCCCGTGGCATCGCGCGATCGCGGGCGACCTGACGAGTTGCTTCGACTTCACGAGCCCGAATGCGACCAACAGCACGTATGCCGGTCTTCCCAGCACCGCCAATACCGCCGCGATCGACGCCGCGCAACGCGCGCTGCCGACCGCCGCCGCGCCGGGCACGCCGCAGCCGCTGTTCCAGGAGACCGGTTACCGGCCGTCGCGCGCGCTGCCGTATGAGCTGCACACCAGTGCACGCGTGCTGTCGGGCGGCCAGATCGAATTGCTGTTCAGCAACACCGGTACGCAGGGCGCGGTATTCCATGTGTACGACCAGAACAACCTCGGCGTGATCCCACGCCGCTATACGGTCGAAGCGTCCAAGCAGCTCAACGACACCGCGTGGAGCGGCGACACGAGCGGCAACTACAACCTGTGGGTCTACGGACCGAACGGCTTCGTGCGTCAGTTCAGCGGCAATACCGGCAGCGGCGCGCCGGTGGAATTGCAGGTTTGCTACGACGTCGCCAACGGCGCCGTGTACGCAACCGTCAACAACAGCGGCACCCAGGACGTGCAGGTCACGCTGAGCGCAAGTGCCTACGCGAGCGTGCTGAGCAGCAGCGGCCCATGGCCGCTGACCGTGCCGGCCGGCAAGTCGGCCGAGCAGAGCTGGCCGCTATCGGGCACCGGCAACTGGTACGACTTCACGCTGAGCGCGCCGAACCTCGTGCGCCGCTTCGCTGGCCGCGTCGAAACGGGCGCGCCGGCCATCAGCGATCCGGCGATGGCAAACGGACTCGCGAGCTGA
- a CDS encoding HAD-IIA family hydrolase, whose product MRHFRSSRSAPYGPAWGSEDVVPLQPPVDEAALPAAIARDFIARRIQAARRQLASATGFVIDLDGTLVSGSQLMPGAKELLEHAKDRYAIVSNNSRDTAVTLARKLGRLGLRTKPEHMVLAGEQAVRLMIERYPGSRVRIVASPVLAQLAAALGGNVVEHEPEVILLGRDVHFSYQRLTSVANQLRRGATLMVANPDLSHPAADGGVTPETGSLMSAVIACAGVEPVCVVGKPEPLLFREALRRLGTDASTTLVIGDNPLTDGAGARQLAMQCLLVGRDASANVSSLAPLFESDDPSESGDENHPDDGDGEHAGAARRAASQ is encoded by the coding sequence ATGCGCCACTTCCGCAGTTCTCGCAGTGCTCCTTACGGCCCCGCATGGGGAAGCGAAGATGTGGTGCCGCTGCAGCCGCCCGTTGACGAGGCAGCGTTGCCCGCCGCCATCGCGCGGGATTTCATCGCCCGGCGCATACAGGCCGCTCGTCGCCAACTCGCGAGCGCGACGGGTTTCGTCATCGATCTCGACGGCACGCTCGTATCCGGCAGTCAACTGATGCCGGGCGCGAAGGAGCTGCTCGAACATGCGAAAGACCGCTACGCGATCGTGTCGAACAATTCGCGCGATACGGCGGTGACGCTCGCGCGCAAGCTGGGGCGGCTCGGTTTGCGGACGAAACCGGAGCACATGGTGCTGGCAGGAGAGCAGGCGGTGAGGTTGATGATCGAGCGGTATCCGGGCTCGCGCGTGCGTATCGTCGCGAGCCCGGTGCTCGCTCAACTCGCGGCCGCGCTAGGAGGCAACGTGGTCGAACACGAGCCGGAGGTGATTCTGCTTGGGCGCGATGTGCATTTCAGTTACCAGCGGCTGACGTCGGTTGCCAACCAGTTGCGTCGCGGCGCGACGCTGATGGTCGCGAATCCGGACCTGAGCCATCCCGCGGCGGATGGCGGTGTCACGCCCGAGACCGGCAGTCTGATGAGCGCGGTGATCGCGTGCGCGGGCGTGGAGCCGGTCTGCGTGGTCGGCAAGCCGGAGCCGCTGCTGTTTCGCGAAGCGCTGCGTCGGCTCGGCACCGATGCGTCGACCACGCTCGTGATCGGCGACAACCCGCTGACGGACGGTGCCGGTGCGCGGCAACTCGCGATGCAGTGTCTGCTGGTCGGACGCGATGCCAGCGCGAATGTGAGTTCGCTGGCGCCGTTGTTCGAATCCGACGACCCAAGCGAATCCGGAGATGAAAACCATCCGGACGATGGTGACGGCGAGCACGCTGGCGCTGCTCGCCGCGCCGCGAGTCAATAG
- a CDS encoding MurR/RpiR family transcriptional regulator: MQPEKKALAKTVSDTPSSPSGEITVSAILARIEQLYPTYGAASRRIADFIRERPREVVHMSVSDVADRVGAAEGTVVGFCKSLGATGFQQLKIVLAQEIVQPVQLIHEDLQPEDSAATVVAKIFSSNVQTLRDTESTLDVHALEQAVAAIRAAKRVEIYGVGSAASIADDAHYRMLRIGLDARSVTDPHIQVISASRCDPSVATLTISHSGSTHETVTATRLAKEAGARTICITNFGRSPIQAFTDIVLTTMARETRFRTEAMTSRLAQLAIVDVLIACLALADYERSVDVLRQTFDVLSLKRY, translated from the coding sequence ATGCAGCCAGAGAAAAAGGCCCTGGCAAAGACGGTGAGCGACACGCCGTCATCGCCGAGCGGTGAAATTACCGTTTCGGCGATCCTCGCGAGGATCGAACAGCTCTATCCGACCTATGGCGCGGCGAGCCGGCGCATCGCCGATTTCATCCGCGAACGGCCGCGCGAGGTCGTGCATATGTCGGTCAGCGACGTCGCCGATCGCGTCGGCGCCGCGGAAGGCACCGTGGTCGGCTTCTGCAAATCGCTCGGCGCAACCGGTTTTCAGCAGCTCAAGATCGTGCTGGCCCAGGAAATCGTCCAGCCTGTGCAGCTGATTCACGAAGATCTGCAGCCGGAAGACAGCGCCGCCACGGTCGTCGCGAAAATTTTCAGCTCGAATGTGCAGACGCTGCGCGATACGGAGTCGACACTCGACGTGCACGCGCTCGAACAGGCAGTCGCCGCGATCCGCGCCGCGAAGCGCGTCGAAATCTACGGCGTGGGCAGCGCCGCGTCGATTGCCGACGATGCGCATTACCGGATGCTGCGCATCGGCCTCGATGCACGCTCGGTGACCGATCCGCATATCCAGGTGATCAGCGCGTCGCGCTGCGATCCGAGCGTGGCGACGCTGACCATCTCCCACTCCGGCAGCACGCACGAAACGGTCACCGCGACACGCCTCGCGAAAGAAGCCGGCGCGCGCACGATCTGCATCACGAACTTTGGCCGTTCGCCGATCCAGGCATTCACCGACATCGTGCTGACGACGATGGCCCGCGAAACGCGCTTTCGCACCGAGGCCATGACGAGCCGTCTCGCGCAACTCGCGATCGTCGACGTGCTGATCGCGTGCCTCGCGCTCGCCGACTACGAGCGCTCGGTCGACGTGCTGCGTCAGACCTTCGACGTGCTGTCGCTGAAGCGCTATTGA